A single genomic interval of Plodia interpunctella isolate USDA-ARS_2022_Savannah chromosome 16, ilPloInte3.2, whole genome shotgun sequence harbors:
- the LOC128676284 gene encoding condensin-2 complex subunit D3-like, giving the protein MEVINELNKLDLDSLDEEWMQAIYYAEFLEFGEIPPEYERVLESINIKKVFHNIMKSIDTWLNAENSEEEKSWTTLSHQVNHQKLLALLAYYIDYGGKNVHTLEYRNNTLLSSRLYFKLLSIPGYKAYHIYHSQLFAHSLVCLSFPKVMCENEDNYFNTRELTREVNSVIRELQHFVLDLRAVIEKLHLNPTDMNFEDILSNLVDITGGAIVNKLNVDKIDLANVSRVIYEMIDILICDSNRDVNESAIRLLFKCILPKLVAASVDCRNANNLVRASYVTYSGLLLTKYGKAALPGYIVLLQHLCYTLDGLERAEVRSARVSLVFGLMSLLPKKSYKKIVKWLLTLSTTSKVSHRQIAMELLAKLLSNDSEEQKPKGTTDLVNPENPEQDKGDKPEGEVANNTETSQTENTNEEAEPATQLAPSTDDDSSQESQPAPLEEDMTEDEVAGLLRQRAHTVPHLEILHAVYERLHDVSSTLRARALAILTDSLASEHEPLQLAVKELNAAGPEAGAVSRLLAAGARCVCDERAAVRRAAVPLLQRLLGPPAVPAAQDLLILVGLCRDASILVRSASVAALGELLCQAPSDALFDAFLSGPMHQLSDPEIKVQDQVVTLLQQIVISRLQKYDAGEEDPLPWMFLGGVTRHNMRRHLMKACSLLAKTENPINIRTIDTLSTHLGVKDDARDLQCLVLLTSAAKLVNYSEVGFILEYYYKLTDDTKARDCRLLPLTLELLSSWSRWSTAAARSELREHLVRRLAAAPTDDCRIASAALAAQLDPTNLTWATELMQLSESRAVWGGSVAEWVRAADLSLHAPAPPRPDLLRLFLRALQHPPPEWDESSLGAMVAGAGRLCVRSRESAAQVAPALAALLQEPQATLAPRLNALRALTDICTRYTCIVDPLLPAICGCLGVHTAPPLRRAAARALTRLLLAGYLRLRTPLYYTFCALLADDDHDVREPAEYYVTSCLSPDTIYHHFVDCVLHYNSDRQTENISFDARQLIYDVMLQRLSLVQKLNVQCRLAREVLQHAADQCDEVDDLPPGLHAALLDTITLLCGVRMKLPKKPQNTGDADIDDLQERVTTNIVSHKMKRTVAEVLVPAVLRLYARLGARGGQLAVYLVRIATDLLSDYRQEIEELIENDEELVVRIQQFQENIGQEQSFGNSRNLVTRSAPPEPDTPRAPRRRLARSAVAPPRKRALRI; this is encoded by the exons ATGGAAGTAATTAATGAACTAAACAAATTAGATCTAGACAGTCTTGATGAAGAATGGATGCAAGCAATATACTATGCAGAGTTTCTTGAATTTGGTGAAATTCCACCTGAATATGAAAGAGTCTTGGAGTccataaacattaaaaaagtttttcacaATATAATGAAATCAATTGATACATGGCTGAATGCGGAAAACTCAGAGGAAGAAAAGTCTTGGACGACCCTTTCTCACCAAGTTAACCATCAGAAACTGTTAGCACTTTTGGCTTATTACATTGATTATGGTGGTAAAAATGTCCATACATTAGAGTATAGAAATAATACATTGCTATCTTCAAGATTATACTTTAAGCTATTATCAATTCCTGGGTACAAAGCCTACCACATATATCATTCGCAATTATTTGCACATTCCCTAGTTTGCCTAAGTTTCCCCAAAGTTATGTGTGAAAATGAAGATAACTACTTCAACACAAGGGAGCTTACTCGTGAAGTTAATTCAGTTATTAGAGAACTGCAACATTTTGTACTGGATCTTAGAGCTGTTATTGAGAAGTTACATTTAAACCCCACAGATATGAATTTTGAGGATATTCTTAGTAATCTGGTTGATATCACAGGAGGTGCTATTGTAAATAAGCTCAATGTTG ATAAAATTGATTTGGCAAATGTGTCCAGAGTAATATATGAAATGATAGATATTTTGATATGTGACTCCAATAGAGATGTAAATGAATCAGCTATAAGGCTATTATTCAAGTGTATTCTCCCTAAACTTGTGGCAGCTTCTGTGGATTGCAGAAATGCTAAT AACTTAGTCCGAGCTTCCTATGTTACATATTCTGGGCTACTCCTCACCAAGTATGGTAAGGCAGCATTGCCTGGATATATTGTACTATTACAGCATCTTTGTTACACCTTAGATGGTTTG GAACGAGCAGAAGTGAGGTCGGCGCGCGTGTCGCTTGTGTTTGGCTTGATGAGTCTACTACCAAAGAagtcatacaaaaaaattgtcaagtGGCTTCTTACATTGTCAACTACTTCTAAAGTCTCCCACAGACAAATTGCTATG GAACTGCTAGCAAAATTACTGAGTAATGACTCTGAGGAACAAAAGCCAAAAGGGACAACAGATCTAGTGAATCCAG aaaacCCTGAACAAGATAAAGGAGACAAGCCAGAGGGCGAAGTAGCCAACAATACTGAAACCAGTCAGACAGAGAATACCAATGAGGAAGCCGAGCCCGCCACGCAGCTCGCACCCTCCACTGACGACGACAGCAGCCAGGAAAGCCAACCAGCTCCATTAGAAGAa GATATGACAGAGGACGAAGTGGCAGGCTTGCTTCGGCAGCGCGCGCACACGGTGCCGCACCTGGAGATCCTGCACGCCGTGTACGAGCGCCTGCACGACGTGTCCAGCACGCTGCGGGCCCGTGCACTCGCCATACTGACCGACAGCCTCGCCTCCGAACATGAGCCCTTACAACTAGCTGTCAAG GAACTGAACGCGGCGGGTCCGGAAGCGGGCGCGGTGTCCCGCTTGCTGGCGGCGGGCGCGCGCTGCGTGTGCGACGAGCGCGCGGCGGTGCGGCGCGCGGCTGTGCCGCTGCTGCAGCGTCTGCTGGGGCCGCCGGCCGTGCCCGCCGCACAGGACCTTCTG ATACTGGTGGGTCTGTGTCGCGACGCGAGCATCCTGGTTCGCTCGGCGAGCGTCGCGGCGCTCGGCGAGCTGCTGTGCCAGGCGCCGTCGGACGCCTTGTTCGACGCCTTCCTCTCTGGACCCATGCACCAGCTCTCCGACCCAGAAATTAAG GTACAAGATCAAGTGGTGACCCTACTGCAGCAGATAGTGATCTCGCGCCTGCAGAAGTACGACGCGGGCGAGGAAGACCCCCTGCCCTGGATGTTTCTGGGCGGAGTGACGCGGCACAACATGAGGAGGCATCTCATGAAGGCTTGCTCACTGCTAGCTAAGACTGAAAACCCTATAAA CATCCGCACCATAGACACGCTGAGTACCCACCTGGGGGTGAAGGATGACGCGCGTGACCTGCAATGTCTCGTGTTGCTGACAAGCGCCGCGAAGCTTGTCAACTACTCCGAAGTAGGCTTCATCTtggaatattattacaaactgACAGACGACACTAAG GCCCGCGACTGTCGGCTGCTGCCGCTGACGCTGGAGCTGCTCAGCTCGTGGTCGCGCTGGAGCACGGCCGCCGCGCGCTCGGAGCTCAGGGAGCACCTCGTGCGGAGGCTGGCTGCTGCGCCCACTGACG ATTGTAGAATAGCGTCTGCTGCGCTAGCAGCACAACTCGATCCAACCAACCTGACATGGGCCACAGAACTAATGCAACTAT CGGAGTCTCGCGCCGTGTGGGGCGGCTCAGTGGCGGAGTGGGTCCGCGCCGCCGACCTGTCGCTGCATGCGCCTGCGCCGCCGCGTCCCGACCTGCTGCGCCTGTTCCTGCGCGCGCTGCAGCACCCGCCGCCAG AGTGGGACGAGAGTTCACTGGGCGCGATGGTGGCGGGCGCGGGGCGGCTGTGCGTGCGGTCGCGCGAGTCCGCTGCGCAAGTGGCGCCCGCGCTGGCCGCACTGCTGCAGGAGCCGCAGGCGACGTTAGCGCCGCGGCTCAACGCTCTGCGCGCGCTCACTGACATCTGCACCAG ATACACGTGCATCGTGGACCCGCTGCTGCCCGCTATCTGCGGCTGCCTAGGTGTCCACACCGCGCCGCCGCTGCGTCGCGCAGCTGCGCGTGCGCTCACACGGCTGTTACTCGCCGGCTACTTGCGACTGCGCACGCCTCTGTATTACAC GTTCTGCGCGTTGCTGGCGGATGACGACCACGACGTGCGCGAGCCGGCGGAGTACTACGTTACCAGCTGCCTCTCGCCCGACACCATCTACCATCACTTTGTGGACTGCGTACTACACTACAACagcgacagacagacag AGAACATATCGTTCGACGCCCGTCAGCTGATCTACGACGTGATGCTGCAGCGGCTATCCCTAGTGCAGAAGCTGAACGTGCAATGTCGGCTGGCGCGCGAGGTGCTGCAGCACGCGGCCGACCAGTGCGACGAGGTCGACGACCTCCCGCCGGGGCTCCACGCGGCGCTGCTCGACACCATCACGCTGCTCTGCGGCGTGCGCATGAAACTGCCCA AAAAACCACAAAACACGGGCGACGCAGACATAGACGACTTACAGGAGCGTGTCACCACGAATATAGTATCAcat AAAATGAAGCGCACGGTGGCGGAGGTGCTGGTGCCGGCGGTGCTGCGGCTGTACGCGCGGCTCGGCGCGCGCGGCGGACAGCTGGCCGTCTACCTCGTGCGCATCGCCACCGACCTGCTCAGCGACTACCGCCAGGAG ATCGAGGAGCTGATCGAGAACGACGAGGAGTTAGTGGTGCGCATCCAGCAGTTTCAGGAGAACATCGGACAGGAGCAGTCGTTCGGCAACAGCCGCAACCTCGTGACCAGGTCGGCGCCGCCCGAGCCCGACACGCCCCGCGCCCCGCGCCGCCGCCTCGCGCGCTCCGCCGTCGCGCCGCCGCGCAAGCGAGCGCTCAGAATATAG
- the LOC128676293 gene encoding transmembrane protein 177, with protein MMVTRKPVSWFLTETGRKFSFAVVTGSGMAFTAAKFFPHTILLDKYKEYVHYYSNGKPVDLTKDLQERYEKCLALLNVSDVHKKLISPFSVFGYDLFHAGSTSSKFGVAVGIPVNFTYKSVSDLENHDIRVNQEKIDWTSEYGQKLADAIILSENVQNFAICREILMTQNNKVFYESAYPFMCVFVMYNLTQYLNNRLNLYAAPKLVRGTLYGIIGLFGLGTYFLLKDMTEVHYETKVDKQLCELGPEFIESGVIFYEKLLQRNQALRELMGSEGQRKYSKLGNENFFLRQPRIALVHRKAFFEEKLKECRNEEGDEDN; from the exons ATGATGGTTACAAGGAAACCTGTATCCTGGTTTTTAACAGAAACTGgaagaaaattttcatttgctGTTGTTACCGGCAGTGGTATGGCATTCACAGCTGCAAAATTCTTTCCTCATACAATTCTACTTGacaaatataaagaatatGTTCATTACTACAG taATGGTAAACCGGTTGATTTAACGAAAGATCTTCAGGAGCGCTATGAAAAATGTCTTGCCTTATTAAATGTATCTGATGTCCACAAAAAGCTAATTTCACCATTCAGTGTTTTTGGATATGATTTGTTCCATGCAG GAAGTACCAGTTCCAAATTTGGAGTGGCAGTGGGTATACCTGTAAATTTCACATACAAATCTGTTAGTGATTTAGAGAATCATGATATAAGG gtaaatCAAGAAAAGATTGACTGGACTTCGGAATATGGACAAAAATTAGCTGATGCCATTATTCTGTctgaaaatgtacaaaacttTGCTATATGCCGAGAAATACTTATGACCCAAAATAACAAAGTGTTCTATGAATCAGCTTATCCATTCatgtgtgtatttgttatgtataATTTGACACAATATCTCAATAATCGACTAAACTTGTATGCTGCCCCAAAACTTGTAAGAGGCACACTATATGGCATTATAGGATTGTTTGGCTTGGGGACATATTTTCTCTTGAAGGACATGACAGAAGTTCACTATGAGACTAAAGTTGACAAGCAGTTATGTGAACTAGGACCGGAATTCATTGAGAGTGGAgtgatattttatgaaaaattactaCAGAGGAATCAGGCGCTGAGAGAATTGATGGGCAGTGAAGGACAACGAAAATATAGCAAATTGGGCaatgaaaatttctttttgCGCCAACCTCGTATAGCTTTAGTACACAGAAAAGCATTTTTTGAGGAAAAGTTAAAAGAATGTAGAAATGAAGAGGGAGATGAAGACAATTGA
- the LOC128676290 gene encoding lipase 1-like isoform X4 yields MWITRCAFVFLACASVVIARRSPNADEIEEYYLRGPEAGRYSNDLIEDALLDVPDLIRKYGYPCEVHTVTTEDGYLLELIFSLMLASMSGSAMLELLGRLIGFNEIAPKSPFFTELGRNYCADGAISQIVCSNFMYIFAGSGPEFHNATMFPVKLGHTPAGIAIRQIAHYGQLIQQNFFRRYNHGPLTNLRLYGTLTPPSFDLSLVTAPVFLHYAEVDTFAHLDDVDRLWRELGRPMGKIRVPHRAFGHVDFMWGTDAKSYVYDRTIAIMKSFGPW; encoded by the exons ATGTGGATAACCCGCTGCGCGTTTGTATTTTTAGCATGCGCGAGCGTCGTCATTGCACGTCGCTCCCCAAATGCTGATGAAATTGAGGAGTATTATTTGAGAGGACCTGAAGCTGGCAGGTATTCTAATGACTTGATTGAGGATGCCCTTCTTGATGTG ccCGATCTTATCAGGAAGTACGGATACCCATGTGAAGTACATACGGTGACAACGGAAGATGGATACCTTTTGGAG ctTATATTCTCGCTGATGCTGGCTTCGATGTCTGGCTCGGCAATGCTCGAG CTTCTCGGTAGACTTATTGGTTTTAATGAGATTGCACCTAAAAGTCCGTTCTTCACAGAATTAGGCAGAAATTACTGCGCCGACGGCGCAATCTCACAGATCGTCTGTTCCaactttatgtatatatttgctGGAAGCGGTCCAGAATTCCACAATGCG ACTATGTTCCCTGTGAAACTTGGTCACACGCCCGCTGGTATTGCTATTCGACAGATTGCACATTACGGTCAACTCATCCAGCAGAATTTCTTCAGGCGCTACAACCACGGACCATTGACTAACTTGAGATTGTACGGAACTCTCACACCTCCAAGCTTCGATCTATCTCTGGTCACTGCTCCTGTCTTCCTACACTATGCTGAAGTAGATACTTTTGCACATTTGGACGACGTTGACAGACTGTGGCGAGAACTGGGACGTCCAATGGGAAAAATACGGGTACCTCATCGAGCATTTGGTCACGTTGACTTTATGTGGGGGACTGATGCGAAGAGCTACGTTTACGATAGAACCATCGCCATTATGAAATCCTTTGGACCCTGGTAA
- the LOC128676290 gene encoding lipase 1-like isoform X3, with the protein MWITRCAFVFLACASVVIARRSPNADEIEEYYLRGPEAGRYSNDLIEDALLDVPDLIRKYGYPCEVHTVTTEDGYLLELIFSLMLASMSGSAMLEVIITPEDIAPVAYMEHNINRLFVALAPYSNTLELLGRLIGFNEIAPKSPFFTELGRNYCADGAISQIVCSNFMYIFAGSGPEFHNATMFPVKLGHTPAGIAIRQIAHYGQLIQQNFFRRYNHGPLTNLRLYGTLTPPSFDLSLVTAPVFLHYAEVDTFAHLDDVDRLWRELGRPMGKIRVPHRAFGHVDFMWGTDAKSYVYDRTIAIMKSFGPW; encoded by the exons ATGTGGATAACCCGCTGCGCGTTTGTATTTTTAGCATGCGCGAGCGTCGTCATTGCACGTCGCTCCCCAAATGCTGATGAAATTGAGGAGTATTATTTGAGAGGACCTGAAGCTGGCAGGTATTCTAATGACTTGATTGAGGATGCCCTTCTTGATGTG ccCGATCTTATCAGGAAGTACGGATACCCATGTGAAGTACATACGGTGACAACGGAAGATGGATACCTTTTGGAG ctTATATTCTCGCTGATGCTGGCTTCGATGTCTGGCTCGGCAATGCTCGAGGTAATTATTACTCCAGAAGACATTGCTCCCGTCGCTTATATGGAGCACAACATCAATAGGCTTTTTGTTGCTTTGGCGCCTTACTCGAACACTCTTGAG CTTCTCGGTAGACTTATTGGTTTTAATGAGATTGCACCTAAAAGTCCGTTCTTCACAGAATTAGGCAGAAATTACTGCGCCGACGGCGCAATCTCACAGATCGTCTGTTCCaactttatgtatatatttgctGGAAGCGGTCCAGAATTCCACAATGCG ACTATGTTCCCTGTGAAACTTGGTCACACGCCCGCTGGTATTGCTATTCGACAGATTGCACATTACGGTCAACTCATCCAGCAGAATTTCTTCAGGCGCTACAACCACGGACCATTGACTAACTTGAGATTGTACGGAACTCTCACACCTCCAAGCTTCGATCTATCTCTGGTCACTGCTCCTGTCTTCCTACACTATGCTGAAGTAGATACTTTTGCACATTTGGACGACGTTGACAGACTGTGGCGAGAACTGGGACGTCCAATGGGAAAAATACGGGTACCTCATCGAGCATTTGGTCACGTTGACTTTATGTGGGGGACTGATGCGAAGAGCTACGTTTACGATAGAACCATCGCCATTATGAAATCCTTTGGACCCTGGTAA
- the LOC128676290 gene encoding lipase 1-like isoform X1: protein MWITRCAFVFLACASVVIARRSPNADEIEEYYLRGPEAGRYSNDLIEDALLDVPDLIRKYGYPCEVHTVTTEDGYLLEVHRIPHGRDQNIVPDPMKPSVLVQHGLTSSSADFVLMGPGTALGTYLISYVFLFFQLIFSLMLASMSGSAMLEVIITPEDIAPVAYMEHNINRLFVALAPYSNTLELLGRLIGFNEIAPKSPFFTELGRNYCADGAISQIVCSNFMYIFAGSGPEFHNATMFPVKLGHTPAGIAIRQIAHYGQLIQQNFFRRYNHGPLTNLRLYGTLTPPSFDLSLVTAPVFLHYAEVDTFAHLDDVDRLWRELGRPMGKIRVPHRAFGHVDFMWGTDAKSYVYDRTIAIMKSFGPW, encoded by the exons ATGTGGATAACCCGCTGCGCGTTTGTATTTTTAGCATGCGCGAGCGTCGTCATTGCACGTCGCTCCCCAAATGCTGATGAAATTGAGGAGTATTATTTGAGAGGACCTGAAGCTGGCAGGTATTCTAATGACTTGATTGAGGATGCCCTTCTTGATGTG ccCGATCTTATCAGGAAGTACGGATACCCATGTGAAGTACATACGGTGACAACGGAAGATGGATACCTTTTGGAGGTACATAGAATTCCGCATGGGCGAGACCAAAACATTGTCCCTGATCCAATGAAACCATCAGTATTGGTACAACACGGTCTTACATCGTCCTCTGCAGACTTTGTTTTGATGGGTCCAGGAACAGCCTTAg gtacctatctcatttcatatgtttttttattttttcagctTATATTCTCGCTGATGCTGGCTTCGATGTCTGGCTCGGCAATGCTCGAGGTAATTATTACTCCAGAAGACATTGCTCCCGTCGCTTATATGGAGCACAACATCAATAGGCTTTTTGTTGCTTTGGCGCCTTACTCGAACACTCTTGAG CTTCTCGGTAGACTTATTGGTTTTAATGAGATTGCACCTAAAAGTCCGTTCTTCACAGAATTAGGCAGAAATTACTGCGCCGACGGCGCAATCTCACAGATCGTCTGTTCCaactttatgtatatatttgctGGAAGCGGTCCAGAATTCCACAATGCG ACTATGTTCCCTGTGAAACTTGGTCACACGCCCGCTGGTATTGCTATTCGACAGATTGCACATTACGGTCAACTCATCCAGCAGAATTTCTTCAGGCGCTACAACCACGGACCATTGACTAACTTGAGATTGTACGGAACTCTCACACCTCCAAGCTTCGATCTATCTCTGGTCACTGCTCCTGTCTTCCTACACTATGCTGAAGTAGATACTTTTGCACATTTGGACGACGTTGACAGACTGTGGCGAGAACTGGGACGTCCAATGGGAAAAATACGGGTACCTCATCGAGCATTTGGTCACGTTGACTTTATGTGGGGGACTGATGCGAAGAGCTACGTTTACGATAGAACCATCGCCATTATGAAATCCTTTGGACCCTGGTAA
- the LOC128676290 gene encoding lipase 1-like isoform X2: MWITRCAFVFLACASVVIARRSPNADEIEEYYLRGPEAGRYSNDLIEDALLDVPDLIRKYGYPCEVHTVTTEDGYLLEVHRIPHGRDQNIVPDPMKPSVLVQHGLTSSSADFVLMGPGTALGTYLISYVFLFFQLIFSLMLASMSGSAMLELLGRLIGFNEIAPKSPFFTELGRNYCADGAISQIVCSNFMYIFAGSGPEFHNATMFPVKLGHTPAGIAIRQIAHYGQLIQQNFFRRYNHGPLTNLRLYGTLTPPSFDLSLVTAPVFLHYAEVDTFAHLDDVDRLWRELGRPMGKIRVPHRAFGHVDFMWGTDAKSYVYDRTIAIMKSFGPW; encoded by the exons ATGTGGATAACCCGCTGCGCGTTTGTATTTTTAGCATGCGCGAGCGTCGTCATTGCACGTCGCTCCCCAAATGCTGATGAAATTGAGGAGTATTATTTGAGAGGACCTGAAGCTGGCAGGTATTCTAATGACTTGATTGAGGATGCCCTTCTTGATGTG ccCGATCTTATCAGGAAGTACGGATACCCATGTGAAGTACATACGGTGACAACGGAAGATGGATACCTTTTGGAGGTACATAGAATTCCGCATGGGCGAGACCAAAACATTGTCCCTGATCCAATGAAACCATCAGTATTGGTACAACACGGTCTTACATCGTCCTCTGCAGACTTTGTTTTGATGGGTCCAGGAACAGCCTTAg gtacctatctcatttcatatgtttttttattttttcagctTATATTCTCGCTGATGCTGGCTTCGATGTCTGGCTCGGCAATGCTCGAG CTTCTCGGTAGACTTATTGGTTTTAATGAGATTGCACCTAAAAGTCCGTTCTTCACAGAATTAGGCAGAAATTACTGCGCCGACGGCGCAATCTCACAGATCGTCTGTTCCaactttatgtatatatttgctGGAAGCGGTCCAGAATTCCACAATGCG ACTATGTTCCCTGTGAAACTTGGTCACACGCCCGCTGGTATTGCTATTCGACAGATTGCACATTACGGTCAACTCATCCAGCAGAATTTCTTCAGGCGCTACAACCACGGACCATTGACTAACTTGAGATTGTACGGAACTCTCACACCTCCAAGCTTCGATCTATCTCTGGTCACTGCTCCTGTCTTCCTACACTATGCTGAAGTAGATACTTTTGCACATTTGGACGACGTTGACAGACTGTGGCGAGAACTGGGACGTCCAATGGGAAAAATACGGGTACCTCATCGAGCATTTGGTCACGTTGACTTTATGTGGGGGACTGATGCGAAGAGCTACGTTTACGATAGAACCATCGCCATTATGAAATCCTTTGGACCCTGGTAA
- the Tsp97E gene encoding tetraspanin-13 isoform X2 codes for MCGGFTCSKNALIALNVLYVAVASILITVAVYGQASSLLGNLPIVGGILACGIFLILISLLGLAGAVKHHQVMLFFYMVILFMLFLVQFSVACACLAVNSDQQEMLAQQGWNQVNMDVRKQVQERFECCSFQGRTTNTTAIDYPSCDIVDRLCCKGSVSPECQCEPCMERLQETIDYAFKLCGGIGLFFSFTEFLGVWLTVRYRNQKDPRANPSAFL; via the exons ATGTGTGGAGGATTTACTTGTTCCAAAAATGCTCTCATTGCATTAAATGTCCTCTATgtg GCAGTGGCATCAATATTGATAACAGTAGCTGTGTATGGCCAAGCTTCATCTTTGCTGGGTAATCTTCCCATAGTGGGAGGCATACTGGCTTGTGGAATATTTCTCATCCTGATATCATTGTTAGGCCTCGCTGGTGCTGTGAAACATCATCAAGTTATGCTGTTTTTT TATATGGTGATTTTGTTCATGTTGTTCCTAGTGCAGTTTTCAGTAGCGTGTGCTTGCCTCGCTGTAAACTCTGACCAGCAGGAAATGCTTGCCCAACAG ggCTGGAATCAAGTGAACATGGATGTAAGGAAACAAGTTCAGGAACGTTTTGAATGTTGCAGTTTCCAGGGGCGTACAACAAACACTACTGCAATTGATTACCCATCTTGTGATATTGTTGAT AGATTATGTTGCAAAGGCTCAGTTTCTCCGGAGTGTCAATGCGAGCCGTGCATGGAGCGCCTGCAAGAGACCATCGATTATGCCTTCAAACTGTGCGGCGGAATCGGCCTCTTCTTCAGCTTTACAGag TTTCTTGGTGTGTGGTTGACCGTAAGATATCGTAATCAAAAGGACCCACGGGCTAACCCCAGTGCATTTCTGTGA
- the Tsp97E gene encoding tetraspanin-13 isoform X1, with protein MCGGFTCSKNALIALNVLYVAVASILITVAVYGQASSLLGNLPIVGGILACGIFLILISLLGLAGAVKHHQVMLFFYMVILFMLFLVQFSVACACLAVNSDQQEMLAQQGWNQVNMDVRKQVQERFECCSFQGRTTNTTAIDYPSCDIVDRLCCKGSVSPECQCEPCMERLQETIDYAFKLCGGIGLFFSFTELFAVWLARRYRNQPDPNYKEPHAIFPRKNYLY; from the exons ATGTGTGGAGGATTTACTTGTTCCAAAAATGCTCTCATTGCATTAAATGTCCTCTATgtg GCAGTGGCATCAATATTGATAACAGTAGCTGTGTATGGCCAAGCTTCATCTTTGCTGGGTAATCTTCCCATAGTGGGAGGCATACTGGCTTGTGGAATATTTCTCATCCTGATATCATTGTTAGGCCTCGCTGGTGCTGTGAAACATCATCAAGTTATGCTGTTTTTT TATATGGTGATTTTGTTCATGTTGTTCCTAGTGCAGTTTTCAGTAGCGTGTGCTTGCCTCGCTGTAAACTCTGACCAGCAGGAAATGCTTGCCCAACAG ggCTGGAATCAAGTGAACATGGATGTAAGGAAACAAGTTCAGGAACGTTTTGAATGTTGCAGTTTCCAGGGGCGTACAACAAACACTACTGCAATTGATTACCCATCTTGTGATATTGTTGAT AGATTATGTTGCAAAGGCTCAGTTTCTCCGGAGTGTCAATGCGAGCCGTGCATGGAGCGCCTGCAAGAGACCATCGATTATGCCTTCAAACTGTGCGGCGGAATCGGCCTCTTCTTCAGCTTTACAGag ttattcGCTGTGTGGCTCGCTCGACGATACCGCAACCAACCGGACCCCAATTATAAGGAACCTCATGCTATCTTCCCTAGAAAAAACTATCTATACTGA